The Streptococcus iniae genome contains the following window.
GATGCCTCAGTCCACAAGCTTCACTACTGTATTCCGGCTGGCCGACACGTTTAGGCGGTGCTTGGTAGTTTGGATCACTCTTTTTATTTCCGAAGATTTCCAGTTCAATGTCGCCACATTTTAAGTCTAACTTGTAGTCATGGCGCTCTGGCCGATGATTTTCTCGGATAATGTCAAAGCCTAATTTGTTGACATAGAAGTCTTTAGACACTTCATAGTCAGAAACAATAATAGCAATATG
Protein-coding sequences here:
- the gloA2 gene encoding SMU1112c/YaeR family gloxylase I-like metalloprotein, with product MKLTAVHHIAIIVSDYEVSKDFYVNKLGFDIIRENHRPERHDYKLDLKCGDIELEIFGNKKSDPNYQAPPKRVGQPEYSSEACGLRHLAFHVDSIEKYISELEEIGIYVQPIRRDDYTGKKMTFFFDPDGLPLELHE